cccacgtgatgtgttggttacatcaatttccctctttctccggaaccgtcacttcacctttcataaccgtcccatcgtgcgcagtaactcccctttgcacgcgacccacctccccaaaaccatcatgacttccaaccttccacacgcgtccaacacgcgtcacccttccagcttctccccctctcctataaaaacccttcttccccactgtcatccctttccgagacccctcttcacttccctaatcgcttaccaaactccttctgcccacttccgctccggagccgtcgcttatcaccctttccgctacccactcttcacatcctactccggtgagtcccactgtccttatctttacatcgcacacatacttatcttttcctttctttcacttcactgtcttctaaaaatggcttcaaaccctgcctcccctaatcactcttcttcctcctccgaaagcgaccctgactccaccgctgccggcggcctccgtttagaggttccggagatcccagctcaccgcctaaaaacctacgccactctgccccttccagtccaagtagcccccaaacacgaggctatagatcaaccttccatcttccaagacagtgatcccattgtgcaattcgtgaactccctgggtggcttgtccaatgacgatgagtttaacgccaaactcaggatctgggtttgcagtcccggggatcgcccctggctccacaagccagacggcgacgtaaagagatcccattttttctttgcgtacgaatacatgtttagcgagcttggaatcaggcttcctttctcgccctttgtccaaaccgtcctccgcgacatcaacgcggctccctgtcaactccaccctaacgcctgggctttcattcgatgttttgaaatcctaagcgccgctgtcggcatcgccccatcccccaccagtttcttctacctttacgacgtcgaccccaagtccatcaaaaacaaaggatggatttccttgaaggcccgggccggccggaagtgtctgcatcctcacaaaagtaacgcgaagtcctccttcgcacgaaagtacttccgtgtggcggttcatcccgcctacccagaggcattcaccctcagagacgggaccgccctctttcctctttactggacggagaagcccaacgggatcaccgatccttcagaggaatccttgtccgccaacgataaagcctttcttaatctccttgccccacttcccatccttgactgcacaacagtccttgagggcgctgacctctcaagaactcccaaatatttaggttgcccatagctcacttttattattgacatttcctttctcgactcctatgttgTCATTGAtcgtttttttattgttacagaagatatgaatttcacgaacgccgagctcctgaaggcccgcgagaggagaatggctcgcttctccccaaaattcaacactgagggcgacgcgaaaaaacggggcggtgctgagaaccaagccgagagcaccaaagctcccaagaggagaagattggccaaaacctcctccggcgccggcacatccaaccctggcgctcagcccaccactgctgctgcgcctaaaggcaaaaatgtcgctgaagcctccgtcgccgcagccaccgagccaaccgccgtaccagcttctactcctgcctccgccggtgcgaccgctgctgttgccgctgagtcttctgttggcgccacagccgcctccgccggcgttaacgccacaaaagctgctgcgtcttccgacactcctattggagagaaggaaaaagaaaatgaaaccccaatgtctccccctcgccaagaggCGCCTcttagcccgccctcaacacgtgatgcgggctccatgccaTCCCCGCCTCataaaggggaaaaatcctgtcctggcgctgccactacctctgaagcggctcaaattgaacaagcccctgctcccgaggtcggttcttcaagctattataatatgctccccaacgccgttgaaccctcagaattcttacttgctggtctcaaccgtgacgtcatagaaaaagaagttctaagtcggggcctgaatgacaccaaggaggagactcttgcttgcctcctacgcgctggatGCATatttgctcacacgtttgagaagttcaatgccgccaacattgaagctgagcggttgaaggccgaaagtgctaagcatcaagaagccgccgctgcttgggaaaagcgtttcgacaaactagcgacgcaggcaggaaaagacaaagtctatgccgacaagatgattggcacggcggggattaaaatcggcgagctggaggatcagctggcgctgatgaaggaagaagcagatgagcttgatgcaagccttcaagcttgcaagaaggagaaagagcaagctgagaaggacttgatcgcccgaggcgaggcgctgattgctaaggagtcagagcttgccgttctgtgcgctgagctggagttagtgaaaaaagcgttggcggagcaagagaaaaagtctgcggagtcctcggccttggcgaaatctgacatggaggcggtgatgcaggctacatccgaggagatcaagaaagcaaCCGAAACCcacgccgaggccctcgccacgaaagatgctgagattgcttcccaactagcaaagatcaaaagtctagaggacgagctggcgactgagaaggccaaagccattgaggcgagggaacaagccgctgacatcgcccttgacaaccgcgagcgcggtttctacctcgccaaagatcaggcccaacatttgtacccgaacttcgactttagcgccatgggagtaatgaaagagataaccaccgcaggactggttggtcccgacgatcctcccctgattgaccaaaacctctggacagcgactgaagaagaagaggaagaagaagaacaggagaaagaaaacaatgaataatgtaattttaacattactttagcttttactgtcaccttgtagtgtacttttccgccattcgtctatgtttaagcaacccttcgccatagctttttatatcgccgttggatattttgtaaatcatgttggaatgcttccgccaaacattttttagtcgccgccgcatcgtcatcaccatcttgctttagccttataagaaattagtttgacttgctcgccactattttgcggtaggtcgctaccctcatttttggcggtaggtcgcaaccctcttgcggtaggtcgcgaccctcttgcggtaggtcgccaccattttgcggtaggtcgctaccctcatttttggcggtaggtcgcgaccctttagcggtaggtcgcaaccctcttgcggtaggtcgcgaccctcttgcggtaggtcgccacccttagcgtgaggtcgccacccttttggcgacttttgtgtgtctaaactgagtcttacaggtcgccacccatagcgtttggtcgccaccctttggcatgaggtcaccaccctagcggtaggtcgccacccttggtgtgatcgtcccatttcgggacgcaaagtgctttgggttccaatggccagttggattaccaaagcggtgctcagtagaatgggcaatttgtaccccacacatcgccaatgaatccggttgttacgtgggcttttccggggctaatttagttcatcgtgaaacttgtttcactttgtaactaaatcgcgccatcaggagcttgtcccacccaataacaaaccgcttatggaagtcttccaagtttcacaaaactttaatggtgtgcccCAATTCACCCGCtctttctctttgatccgatttgctcctctctatctgaatcaaaaccagtgaagacaatataacttttaataccaacttcaaaataagaaaattaggaaatacaacaactgagaagggaatcaaatgaaagacggaggaaaagtttgaaggaattggaaaaatttgttggccagcgatcttaaccatagcaacgctttactcgccaaacttccatggccaaaataaaacgtgcccaccagaattccgccgccggagtaaaacgtgcttgctagattccaacgccaacgacattctctcgccgtcgaactccatcgccaacaacactaGCTCGCCAACgcaaacgtgctcgccagaaTTTGCTCACCTCCTAAtcgagattttcatccgaagcttcgatttcataacatctatgaccaaccaacgcactcttcttgccgtacaagttaaggcaattattgtaacactccctcgccatcttctggtccactttcagctttcccacctttccactgcttagcggatacttgaccgccaagtgggctgtcgaaattacagcacaaaggcgattcaacgtatttcgcccaatgatgacattgtaggatgctaccacctggagaaccagataccttaccttcaaaaccctagcacactcgtcttccccaaatattgtgtctagatcaatgtatccccgcaccattacttgctcccccgcgaaacctaccaaggaacagttgtatccacggcgcgatgattatgaacaacgtcggccttggcaatctaagtctcatcgccagcgggaggaaactgatatggtgatgaacacagatgtatcggatacgctccgaggggcaagcgacgcaaatctagtggatgagccggaggccccaaagtatcagccacgggacgccaatcccaagaagtggtgcgagttccaccagtccgccgggcatgatacggatgactgttggactttgcagcgggagattgacaagttgattcgggcgggatatcaaggaaatcgtcaaggccagTGTTGGACTTTGGTcgtgggttcgatccccacagacggtgccaaatgttctgggaatgaacattgagggaaggtatagtaccaaagggtagagagattgtgctagggagagagagtaagagagagaatgctgaatttcatgtgttattttatcaaatgagccaaaagtcccttacaattgataactacctcctatttatagagcttgggtactacctattgggccaattgggcctccgagatcaaggcccatctgaaggtcagggccccgcctcagggcgggatacatgctgggcgttgcccctctaggggctcgcccagtccagattCATTTTCGTTGCCAATTTATTATGGCAAGCTTGCCAAAACAGTAAGCATACCTTGGGGGGAATCAATTTTCTGATCTTGTCTGGGACAGAAAATTCTACATTTTCAGTCAAGTTGTCATCAACCCACTTACATAAGTTTCTTACTGAAAAGAAGCCGTTTTCACTACCGCACCATATTATAAAGTCACTTGAATCTGCTGCTGGAATCTGAGTATTAATGAGATTAAGGAACTCATTGTATGCTTCCAACTCCCAGCCAAAGAAGTTCCTTCTAAAAGGGATATCCCACACTCATTTATTTCTTACAAACAATCCTATCTCCGCTATGAAAGCTGTTTTGCAGGTTGCATTGGCAAAAAGTCTTGGGAATTGAAGGCTTAGTGCTTTATCTCCACTCCAATGATCCATCCAAAATCTGATGTTCTTTCCATCGCCTACTCCACACATCAATTGCTCTTTAAATCCTATTGATATCATAGAGTCCTCCTTCAGCACAGATGATATGTCATTTAAGATTGCTGACAAAGACCTACTGTCTTCCAACACTGtatgaagaaaaagaattcTGTTCTCCCACTTATATTTCCCAGCAATCAATCTTCTCCATAAGCTGCTCACTTCTGTGCCATACCGCCATGCCCACTTCAGCAGAAGGGCCTTGTTTTTCCACTCTAAATGACCTAGCCCGAGTCCACCTTTTTCCTTGGATTTGCATACCATCTCCCATGGGATCCACACCATTTTATTTCCCCTGTCTTCCCTCCCCCACAGGAAAGCTCTGAATATTCTTTCCACTTCCAATATAACACCCTTTGGCGCTTTGAACAAACTCATCCAGTAGACCGGTATAGAATTTAATGCTGCCTTTAGTATAACCACTCGTCCACTCAAAGAGATGAATTTTGAGTTGTACGatctccttttctttctcaaattATCCAGCATTGGTGCCCAGAAGGAAATTCTTCTTGGGTTGCCACCTAATGGTGCACCCAAATAAGTAATCGGTAGAGATCCCACTGTCCACCCATAGTTTAGTGCAACCCTTGCAACTTCATTAGAATCCACATTGCAACCGATGAGAACTGATTTTGCCATGTTGAGTCTCAAACCCGATGCAAAGAGGAAGGAGAACAAGGCATGACACAAAAGTTCTAACTGTCTTTCATCCTTTTCACAGAATAATAATGTATCATCTGCAAATTGGAGATGATTTAGAGCCTCTGCATCTCCCATTTTCACACCACTAAATAGATTGATCCCAGATTCTCCAAGTAGTTGATTCAACATGCAGGAGAGTCCATTTGCACAAATGTTAAAGAGCAGAGGGAAGAGAGGATCTCCCTGCCTCAACCCCTTTTCAATGTCGAAGAACAAGGATGGTGAGCCATTGACCAAAATTGCTAGTGAGGCTGTTGTTATACAGCTTTTAATCCACAACCTCCACTTATCTCCAAAGTTCATTTCTGCTAACAAATCAAGTAGAAATTTCCATTCTACTGTATCATAGGCTTTAGCAAAGTCTATTTTTAGTAGATATCCACCCTTTTTACTCTTGTTTAGATAATCCACCACCTCCGCAGCAATTAGAATACAATCGGTTATTTGTCTCCCCGGAGTAAATGCAAACTGATTTTCAGATATCAACTTTGGCATTACCCGTTGTAATCTTGCTGCGAGCACCTTAGAAACCAGTTTGTATATGCTTCTAAACAGGATTTATTCGATAGGAGCCTCCGAATCATttcttaaacattttttttacgaGGCATCCcgatttttaaagaaaatattatttgatcAATTCTCAGAATATTTCCACGAGATTTCTAACGGCTTGCAGGTACTCTATGAAAAGGAAAGGTCAGTGGCCCCAACTGGACAGTCAAGGCCAGGCTGTGCCATTGGGTAACGCTGTGAGATCTAAGGGATACCTTTATGGTTGCGGTCCTTGGGGTGTGATTAGGTGGGACCTACCAACAGGTTGGATATGAGGTTTGTCCCATCCGGAACCTAATCACACTGCAGGCCCCCTGATGATCGTCCCAGCCGAGCGGCTTCTCGGTGACTTTCCTGGAGAATGTTGGGCCCACATCCTCGTCTAGAGACCGAAACTATTtctaattagattttttttttgatttatttgattATGCTATTACTTTTCACTTGATTTACTTGCTTATTTATTTTACACTATTCCTCTTGCTCGAGTGTGTTGGATTGCTTCTCACCCCTCTTGTTTTGGTTGGTTGTTCTAATTGAACAACTTAGGGACGGAGACCGAGGAGAAAGAACTAGAATGAAAAAGTGACCAAGGCAGGAAGAGCTGTAAATAGTTGTGAATATACGAGAGTGTTCGAGTAGAATAAAGACCAGCCGATGGAAGAAGACGTGTGCGACTGGACTCGTACTCTATCAGACTGTAAAATAAGTATGAAAGCAGTGGGTTTTTTGTAATTAAGTTTGTCAAAGTAATCGGGAAAGATTTAGAGGAGTCCATGCGAGACTCTGGGATGTCTTGTCTAAGGAAAGGAATCGCTTTTAATGACGCTTAGCGCGGCTAACTTTCCTGGAGACATTCTCAAACTATCAATTGGACAACGATGAATTCTGACCCAAAGGTCTTGTACTTTTTTTCAAAGTTCATAAATAAAAGTGTTGTTTTCTGAAGATATTCTTATTTTATAGTTTAGGTAGGGTGTGAGTTTGGTCGTCACAAgggtggtatcagagctggtctTTCTAGGCTAGGGTTAGGGTCTGACGTGCTTCCGAGAGTCTAGAGTCAAGGGCTTAGGTTATGAATAAGAATAAGTAAGGTTTAGACGGTTTTAACCTTAGGTTTGTTGCAGGTGAAGAATGGCTGGTAGAGGTAGACCCGCAAACGTTAACGCCGATCTTGCTGCCGCTCTAAATGGTCTAACTGAAGTTTTAAGGGCACAGGCACAGTTCATGCAAGGGGCTCATGTTGCTCCAGGAGGAGAACATCGTGGACTTGATAAATTTTTGAAACGGGACCCTCCAACTTTCAAAGGGGAGTACAATCCTGACGGAGCTTATAAATGGATGACCCAAGTAGAAAAGACTCTCAACTCGATGAACTGCACCGATAATCAGAAGGTGAATTATGCCAGTTATCTGCTAGAGGGAGAAGCTGAAACCTGGTGGACCCAGGCTAAACCAAGGATGATCCAAGCTAACCTCATGACTTGGATAGAGTTTAAAAGAGTATTTATGGAGAAATACTTCCCTGAAGACGTCAAGGCCCGAAAggaagttgaatttttggagcTGAAACAGGGAAATATGACTATTGGGCAATATGCAGCTAAATTCGAGGAACTGGCTCAATTTCATCCCTCGTACTGCGATGCTGCAAATGAAAACTCCAAATGTATTAAGTTTGAAAACGGATTGAGGCCAGACATCAAAGCTGCCATTGGGTACCAGCAGATTCGAAATTTTTATACGTTGGTAGACAAATGCCGCATATTCGAGAATGACGACAAACAGAGAAAGGAGTACCTTAAAACCCTCGGCCCTCAGAAGAACTTTCGAGGAGGAATTGATAAAAAGAAACCATTCCAGAAAACCTTCCGATCGCAAAGTTCTTCTTCTAGTGGGAAAAACAAAATCCTGAGATACCAGCCGCAAAATCCTCCCCGATGTTATAATTGTGGAGGAAACCATTACCGGTATGAATGTCCTCACACCCAAGCCGTATGTTACCGGTGCAAACAGCCAGGGCATGTCAGTATAAATTGCCCAAATCCTAAAGTGGAGTCTTCCAACAATGAACGTGGAGGAGCTGGCAAtcgcaacaacaacaataacaacaaaggGAAGAAGGAGAACAACAAGGCGCCTGCCCGAGGACGCTTCTTCACTCTGACTGGAGCAGACCTAGAACCAACCGAAGATCTGATTCAAGGTACATGTTTTATGAATGGCATTCCTTTAGTTGTTTTGTATGATTCTGGTGCTACCCATTCTTTCATTGCTGTTGATCTCGTGAAACGATTGCGTTTGGCCACGCAATCCTTAGTTCGTAAACTCATAGTATCAACCCCTACTGGAGATACTGTGAGTACTACCTTCCTTTGTAAAGACTGTCCACTTGTAATTCAGGACAGAAATTTTGTGGTAAGCCTTGTTTGCTTACCACTGTCCCAAATCGACATAATCATGGGAATGGATTGGCTTT
This is a stretch of genomic DNA from Lotus japonicus ecotype B-129 chromosome 1, LjGifu_v1.2. It encodes these proteins:
- the LOC130733548 gene encoding uncharacterized protein LOC130733548, whose amino-acid sequence is MAGRGRPANVNADLAAALNGLTEVLRAQAQFMQGAHVAPGGEHRGLDKFLKRDPPTFKGEYNPDGAYKWMTQVEKTLNSMNCTDNQKVNYASYLLEGEAETWWTQAKPRMIQANLMTWIEFKRVFMEKYFPEDVKARKEVEFLELKQGNMTIGQYAAKFEELAQFHPSYCDAANENSKCIKFENGLRPDIKAAIGYQQIRNFYTLVDKCRIFENDDKQRKEYLKTLGPQKNFRGGIDKKKPFQKTFRSQSSSSSGKNKILRYQPQNPPRCYNCGGNHYRYECPHTQAVCYRCKQPGHVSINCPNPKVESSNNERGGAGNRNNNNNNKGKKENNKAPARGRFFTLTGADLEPTEDLIQGTCFMNGIPLVVLYDSGATHSFIAVDLVKRLRLATQSLVRKLIVSTPTGDTVSTTFLCKDCPLVIQDRNFVVSLVCLPLSQIDIIMGMDWLSANHVLLDCHRKIIIFGSDPPHDGRFISANNVNTSVKQGEQVYMLLCSLEGEAEHPMQRIPVVEEFPDVFPDDIPGLPPERELEFAIDLIPGTGPISITPYRMSPLELAEVKRQIEELLEKQFIRPSVSPWVKV